One region of Mycolicibacterium lutetiense genomic DNA includes:
- a CDS encoding DoxX family protein, whose protein sequence is MTTPEPQRISSAPTAQRMAALLLGMGTLHFVAPKPFDSIIPAELPGSARFYTYASGVGELATGALLAVPRTRRLGALAAMALFIAVFPGNVNMVRLWWDKPWPMRIVAIARLPLQIPMITTALRVYRNS, encoded by the coding sequence ATGACTACACCCGAGCCTCAGCGGATCTCCTCCGCACCCACCGCCCAACGGATGGCGGCCCTGCTCCTGGGCATGGGCACATTGCACTTCGTCGCGCCCAAACCGTTCGACTCGATCATCCCGGCCGAACTCCCCGGGAGCGCGCGCTTCTACACCTACGCATCCGGCGTCGGTGAGCTGGCCACCGGCGCCCTGCTCGCCGTGCCCCGCACCCGACGCCTGGGTGCGCTGGCCGCCATGGCCCTGTTCATCGCGGTCTTTCCAGGGAACGTGAACATGGTCCGGCTGTGGTGGGACAAGCCCTGGCCGATGCGGATCGTCGCGATCGCCCGACTGCCGCTGCAGATCCCGATGATCACCACAGCGCTTCGGGTGTATCGCAACTCGTAA
- a CDS encoding VIT1/CCC1 transporter family protein, with protein MTNTSHPSEPHVGSLSSKLNWLRAGVLGANDGIVSTAGIVVGVAAATVEHTPIFTAGIAGLAAGAVSMALGEYVSVSTQRDSERALLRKERHELRDDPVAELDELSALYEAKGLSTATARTVAEELTDHDAFAAHAEVELGIDPDDLTNPWQAAASSALSFTIGALLPLIAILIPPTTWRIPVTAVAVLLALMLTGAVSAGLGGAPKGRAVLRNMIGGSLALVITYLIGLLVGNTLT; from the coding sequence GTGACGAACACCAGCCATCCTTCCGAGCCGCATGTGGGGTCACTGTCCTCGAAGCTGAACTGGCTTCGAGCCGGAGTTTTGGGCGCCAACGACGGAATCGTCTCCACGGCCGGCATCGTGGTGGGCGTGGCCGCCGCGACGGTAGAACACACGCCGATTTTCACCGCCGGTATCGCCGGCCTGGCCGCTGGAGCGGTCTCCATGGCGTTGGGTGAATACGTCTCGGTGAGTACGCAGCGTGACAGCGAACGCGCATTGCTGCGCAAGGAACGCCACGAACTGCGCGACGACCCGGTCGCCGAATTGGACGAGTTGAGCGCGCTCTACGAGGCCAAGGGACTGTCGACGGCGACCGCGCGCACAGTGGCCGAGGAGCTCACCGACCACGACGCCTTCGCCGCGCACGCCGAGGTCGAATTGGGTATCGATCCCGACGATCTGACCAATCCGTGGCAGGCGGCGGCATCCTCGGCCTTGTCGTTCACCATCGGTGCGCTGCTGCCGCTGATCGCGATCCTGATCCCGCCGACGACCTGGCGCATCCCGGTGACCGCCGTGGCGGTGCTGCTGGCGCTGATGCTCACCGGTGCGGTCTCGGCCGGACTGGGTGGGGCGCCGAAGGGACGCGCGGTGCTGCGCAACATGATCGGCGGCAGCCTGGCCTTGGTGATCACCTATCTGATCGGCCTGTTGGTGGGCAACACCCTCACCTGA
- the nudC gene encoding NAD(+) diphosphatase, with amino-acid sequence MTARLTFGLRNVPLLSRVGADRADALRTDIDAATEGWNDALLLRIDRRNQVLISGGRVVLGKASSLGTDKPPEHAVFLGRLGDGRHVWGVRSALEGPEDPDAPVEVLDLRRAGEVFDDVSAQLVATATALLNWHDRARFSAADGAVTKSAKGGWSRVDPVSGHEEFPRIDPAVICLVHDGHDRAVLARQTGWPERLFSILAGFVEAGESFETCVVREISEEVGLTVTDVQYLGSQPWPFPRSLMVGFHAIGDPEQPFSFNDGEIAEADWFTRAEIREALDQGDWSAVDGDSRSRLLLPGSISIARDIIESWAALD; translated from the coding sequence ATGACTGCCCGCCTCACCTTCGGTCTGCGCAATGTTCCGCTGCTCTCGCGGGTCGGCGCCGATCGTGCCGATGCGTTGCGTACCGACATCGATGCTGCGACCGAGGGTTGGAACGACGCGCTGCTGCTACGCATCGACCGCCGCAACCAGGTGTTGATCTCGGGTGGCCGGGTGGTTCTCGGTAAGGCGTCGAGTCTCGGCACCGACAAGCCCCCGGAGCATGCGGTGTTCCTGGGACGGCTGGGTGATGGGCGGCATGTCTGGGGTGTCCGCAGCGCCTTGGAGGGGCCCGAGGATCCGGATGCGCCGGTCGAGGTGCTCGATCTGCGCCGGGCAGGTGAGGTCTTCGACGACGTCAGCGCACAGTTGGTGGCGACGGCTACCGCATTGCTGAATTGGCATGACCGGGCGCGATTCAGTGCGGCGGACGGTGCGGTGACAAAATCGGCGAAAGGCGGCTGGTCGCGGGTCGACCCGGTCAGCGGCCACGAGGAATTCCCGCGCATCGATCCGGCGGTGATCTGCCTGGTCCACGACGGTCACGACCGTGCGGTGCTGGCCCGGCAGACGGGGTGGCCCGAGCGATTGTTCTCGATCCTGGCCGGATTCGTCGAGGCCGGCGAATCCTTCGAGACATGTGTGGTGCGTGAGATCTCCGAGGAGGTCGGGCTCACGGTGACCGACGTGCAGTACCTCGGGAGCCAGCCGTGGCCGTTCCCGCGGTCGCTGATGGTGGGCTTTCATGCGATCGGCGATCCCGAACAGCCGTTCTCGTTCAACGACGGCGAGATCGCCGAGGCCGACTGGTTCACCAGGGCCGAGATCCGCGAGGCGCTGGATCAGGGTGACTGGAGTGCGGTCGACGGCGATTCGCGGTCACGGTTGCTGCTGCCCGGGTCGATCTCGATCGCCCGGGACATCATCGAGTCCTGGGCGGCCCTGGACTGA
- a CDS encoding potassium channel family protein, whose product MVKGRLRRRLAAIDSNLTTRPVSALVDVLQIPEPWVSPARKIFMRVLYALGALFAAVLIVYADRYGYRDNDSLPNANDPLSFLDCLYYATVSLSTTGYGDITPYSDSARLVNVIVITPLRVAFLIVLIGTTVETLTTQSRQALKIQRWRNKVRNHTVVVGYGTKGRTAVAAMVGDEVAPADIVVVDENAAALERAKGAGLVTVHGDATNSAVLRLAGAQHAKSIIVAADNDASAVLVTLTARELAPKAKIIAAVRESDNLHLLKQSGADSTVVSSETAGRLLGIATQTPSVVEMMEDLLTPDAGFAIAEREVTPKEEGGSPRHLHDIVLGVVRGGRLVRVDAPEVDALEAGDRLLYIRSADTER is encoded by the coding sequence GTGGTTAAAGGCAGGCTGCGGCGCCGACTCGCCGCGATCGACTCGAACCTGACCACGCGTCCGGTTTCCGCACTCGTCGATGTGCTGCAGATCCCCGAGCCGTGGGTCAGTCCGGCCCGCAAGATTTTCATGCGGGTGCTGTATGCGCTGGGGGCATTGTTCGCGGCGGTGCTCATCGTCTACGCGGATCGGTACGGCTACCGGGACAACGACAGCCTTCCGAACGCGAACGATCCGCTGTCGTTCCTGGATTGCCTCTACTACGCGACGGTGTCGCTGTCGACCACCGGCTATGGGGACATCACGCCGTATTCGGATTCGGCGCGGCTGGTCAACGTCATCGTCATCACGCCGCTGCGGGTGGCCTTCCTGATCGTGCTCATCGGTACCACCGTGGAAACCCTGACTACCCAATCCCGGCAGGCGCTGAAGATTCAGCGATGGAGGAACAAAGTGCGCAACCACACCGTCGTCGTCGGATACGGCACCAAGGGTCGCACGGCGGTCGCCGCGATGGTCGGCGACGAGGTGGCCCCGGCAGACATCGTCGTCGTCGACGAGAACGCCGCCGCTCTGGAACGCGCCAAGGGAGCTGGGCTCGTGACCGTGCACGGTGACGCCACCAATTCCGCTGTCCTGCGACTGGCAGGTGCGCAGCACGCAAAGTCGATCATTGTCGCGGCCGACAACGACGCCAGTGCGGTGCTGGTCACGTTGACCGCGCGGGAGCTGGCGCCGAAGGCCAAGATCATCGCGGCGGTGCGGGAGTCGGACAACCTGCATCTGCTCAAGCAGTCCGGCGCGGACTCCACGGTGGTGTCTTCGGAGACCGCGGGCCGGCTGCTCGGGATTGCGACGCAGACCCCCAGCGTGGTGGAGATGATGGAGGATCTGCTGACTCCTGACGCGGGATTCGCCATCGCCGAACGCGAGGTCACTCCGAAGGAGGAGGGCGGCTCGCCGCGCCATCTGCACGACATCGTGCTGGGTGTGGTGCGTGGGGGCCGGTTGGTGCGGGTCGATGCACCCGAGGTGGACGCACTGGAGGCCGGCGACCGGTTGCTCTACATCCGCAGCGCGGACACCGAGCGATGA